In the Helianthus annuus cultivar XRQ/B chromosome 11, HanXRQr2.0-SUNRISE, whole genome shotgun sequence genome, one interval contains:
- the LOC110890144 gene encoding probable BOI-related E3 ubiquitin-protein ligase 3, whose protein sequence is MISNREMIDHGNINVYGNELKFDYGMNQMENGVIPMPMYVPSELTDAISKKRSRDLCSFDPSVSSFPIGQFVNQNDMNTNMNNQKAIITFLGQDISMHIYEQQLEIDRFISQHTEKMRSEIEASRRRITMRLLAVADEGMKQLRSKEDEIVKIGRLNQALEQKVKSLNVDNQIWQQMAQTNEATANVLRRNLQQLLTEIQQQQRNQLHAVKTGDVQSCCGSNEEDGRTLVGGGDVEAYCNNGGRWCRNCGKEELCVLLLPCRHLCICTVCESSINVCPICKSTKNATVHVNMNSF, encoded by the exons ATGATATCAAACAG GGAGATGATTGATCACGGAAACATCAATGTGTACGGAAATGAGTTGAAATTCGATTACGGAATGAATCAGATGGAGAACGGAGTGATTCCGATGCCGATGTATGTTCCGTCTGAATTAACTGATGCGATTTCGAAGAAACGATCTCGTGATTTGTGCTCGTTTGATCCGTCGGTTTCTTCGTTTCCGATCGGTCAGTTTGTGAATCAAAACGATATGAACACGAACATGAACAATCAAAAAGCAATCATCACGTTTCTCGGTCAGGATATCTCCATGCACATCTACGAACAACAACTTGAAATCGATCGGTTCATTTCACAACAT ACGGAGAAGATGAGATCTGAAATAGAAGCTTCTCGAAGAAGAATCACGATGAGATTACTTGCAGTTGCAGACGAAGGTATGAAACAATTAAGATCTAAAGAAGATGAAATCGTTAAAATCGGAAGATTAAATCAAGCGTTAGAACAAAAGGTGAAATCACTCAACGTAGATAATCAAATCTGGCAACAAATGGCGCAAACAAACGAAGCAACAGCGAACGTTCTACGACGGAATCTGCAACAACTTCTAACGGAAATTCAACAACAGCAACGGAATCAATTACACGCCGTTAAAACTGGCGACGTTCAGTCGTGCTGCGGGAGTAATGAGGAGGATGGGCGCACGTTAGTGGGAGGTGGTGACGTGGAGGCGTACTGTAATAATGGTGGCAGGTGGTGCAGAAATTGTGGGAAAGAAGAGTTGTGTGTGTTACTGCTGCCGTGCAGGCATCTGTGTATCTGTACTGTGTGTGAATCCTCTATCAATGTCTGTCCCATCTGTAAATCTACAAAAAATGCTACAGTGCATGTTAATATGAATTCATTTTGA